A stretch of Natronobacterium texcoconense DNA encodes these proteins:
- a CDS encoding RNA methyltransferase produces the protein MSETPSGTDRRTPAVAVVDAQSPGNVGTIARAMKNFGFEDLLLVDPPELDPDGEAYGFAGHAREDILPNATEITFEELVSNYHTIGCTAVTNEDDRSHVRFPFSTPAELADRLPTVDAPTALVFGRERVGLTNEELAEIDEICSIPASAEYPVLNLGQAATVTLYELRTLTLDDDGTQLPDVERVRAPEATIDRLYDQWAELLEAINHPEEKRGKTMRMLRRVYGRADLTDREANTLLGLLRRATERPEPSDDES, from the coding sequence ATGAGCGAAACGCCGTCCGGGACGGATCGTCGAACGCCAGCGGTCGCCGTCGTCGACGCCCAGTCGCCGGGCAACGTCGGAACGATCGCTCGGGCGATGAAGAACTTCGGGTTCGAGGATCTGCTATTGGTCGATCCGCCCGAACTCGATCCCGACGGTGAGGCCTACGGATTCGCTGGCCATGCTCGAGAAGATATTCTCCCGAACGCCACGGAGATCACGTTCGAGGAACTCGTCTCGAACTACCACACCATCGGTTGTACGGCGGTCACGAACGAGGACGACCGGAGTCACGTCCGGTTTCCGTTCTCGACGCCGGCGGAACTTGCGGATCGACTGCCGACGGTCGATGCACCGACTGCACTCGTCTTCGGCCGGGAACGCGTCGGATTGACCAACGAGGAACTCGCCGAGATTGACGAGATCTGTTCGATTCCGGCCAGCGCCGAGTATCCCGTGCTGAATCTCGGACAGGCCGCGACCGTCACCCTCTACGAACTTCGAACGCTGACGCTCGACGATGACGGCACACAACTTCCCGACGTCGAACGTGTCCGAGCGCCGGAAGCAACGATAGATCGACTTTACGATCAGTGGGCAGAGCTACTCGAGGCGATCAACCATCCCGAGGAGAAACGGGGGAAGACGATGCGAATGCTCCGGAGAGTGTACGGCCGGGCGGATCTCACGGATCGCGAGGCGAATACGCTCCTCGGTCTGCTCCGCCGAGCGACGGAACGGCCGGAACCGAGCGACGACGAGTCGTGA